A single Gammaproteobacteria bacterium DNA region contains:
- a CDS encoding Na+:solute symporter: MALTSLDWIVVAVYGAVVLAIGFGMARRAGGSVENYFVAGRSLPWWLAGTSIAATWFASDAPLATAALVRQQGIFGNWLWWYEAAGILMLTFFYARLWRRAGVLTDAEVIEIRYGGAPARILRGFSAIYQGFLRNAVVMGWVMLAMVKFSSVLLGWDPAFTLTVCGGLALAYTVASGLWGVVVTDLLQFIAGMLGALTLAGIVLTRFGGPAAMAEAVRNVPQAPPGALDLVPTAANASSLEIVSFICLIGILWLRSGQGDGYVAQRLFATRDERQAVKASLWFAFAGTVLLTWPWIVVGLGSLLVFPPATMDAALAADPELAYPMMIRELMPAGLRGLMVATFLAAFMSTMDTHLCWGASYMVNDVYRRFMRPGRSERHYVAASRVAVVLLAGVAALVAWQMDSIQRGWIYIIEISAGIALVWLLRWYWWRVNAWAEIAAMAGSVVLANTRVLLGLIEPVVPAAVLQTVDAMYAPGMDLVRGVVILIVCTVLWVVVALATKPESDEVLDGFYRRVHPGGWWDRVARRTGITSNDPSAGRMWMGFLLGALFVYASLLGVGYLLTGKAIAGTLLVVVSLGAGALAVRSAHANVGEAPTSSMKEATQ; this comes from the coding sequence ATGGCCCTGACCTCCCTCGACTGGATCGTCGTCGCGGTCTACGGCGCCGTGGTCCTCGCCATCGGGTTCGGCATGGCGCGGCGCGCGGGCGGCAGCGTGGAGAACTATTTCGTCGCGGGCCGCTCCCTCCCCTGGTGGCTGGCGGGCACCTCCATCGCCGCGACCTGGTTCGCCAGCGACGCGCCCCTCGCCACCGCCGCGCTGGTGCGCCAGCAGGGCATCTTCGGCAACTGGCTCTGGTGGTACGAGGCGGCCGGCATCCTCATGCTGACCTTCTTCTACGCGCGCCTGTGGCGCCGCGCCGGGGTGCTCACCGACGCCGAGGTGATCGAGATCCGCTACGGGGGCGCGCCCGCCCGTATCCTGCGCGGCTTTTCGGCGATCTACCAGGGATTCCTTCGCAACGCCGTGGTGATGGGTTGGGTCATGCTGGCGATGGTGAAGTTCAGCAGCGTGCTGCTGGGGTGGGACCCCGCCTTCACCCTGACCGTCTGCGGCGGGCTGGCGCTCGCCTACACCGTGGCCTCGGGGCTCTGGGGGGTCGTGGTCACCGACCTGCTCCAGTTCATCGCCGGCATGCTGGGGGCGCTGACCCTCGCCGGCATCGTGCTGACCCGCTTCGGGGGCCCGGCCGCCATGGCGGAGGCCGTCCGGAACGTCCCACAGGCCCCTCCCGGCGCCCTCGACCTGGTGCCGACCGCAGCCAACGCGTCCTCGCTCGAGATCGTCTCCTTCATCTGTCTCATCGGCATCCTCTGGCTGAGAAGCGGGCAGGGTGACGGGTACGTGGCCCAGCGCCTGTTCGCGACCCGCGACGAGCGCCAGGCGGTGAAGGCGTCGCTGTGGTTCGCCTTCGCCGGGACGGTCCTGCTTACATGGCCGTGGATCGTCGTCGGTCTCGGATCGCTGCTGGTCTTCCCCCCCGCGACCATGGACGCCGCGCTCGCCGCCGACCCCGAGCTCGCCTACCCCATGATGATCCGCGAGCTGATGCCCGCGGGACTGAGGGGGCTGATGGTCGCGACTTTCCTGGCGGCCTTCATGAGCACCATGGACACGCACCTGTGCTGGGGCGCGTCGTACATGGTCAACGACGTCTACCGGCGCTTCATGCGCCCCGGCCGTTCCGAGCGCCACTACGTGGCCGCCTCCCGGGTCGCCGTCGTGCTACTCGCCGGCGTGGCCGCATTGGTGGCCTGGCAAATGGACTCCATCCAGCGCGGCTGGATCTACATCATCGAGATTTCCGCCGGCATCGCGCTGGTCTGGCTGCTCAGGTGGTACTGGTGGCGCGTCAACGCCTGGGCCGAGATCGCCGCCATGGCCGGCTCGGTGGTGCTGGCCAACACCCGGGTGCTGCTCGGGCTGATCGAGCCCGTGGTCCCGGCGGCTGTGCTTCAGACCGTTGACGCCATGTACGCGCCCGGCATGGACCTCGTTCGCGGCGTGGTCATCCTGATCGTCTGCACCGTTCTCTGGGTCGTGGTGGCCCTGGCGACAAAGCCCGAGTCCGACGAAGTGCTGGACGGCTTCTACCGGAGGGTGCATCCGGGAGGCTGGTGGGACCGGGTAGCGCGCCGTACCGGCATCACCTCGAACGACCCGTCGGCGGGCCGCATGTGGATGGGTTTCCTGCTCGGAGCACTCTTCGTCTACGCCAGCCTGCTCGGCGTCGGTTATCTTCTGACCGGCAAGGCCATCGCGGGCACGCTTCTTGTTGTCGTCTCGCTGGGCGCGGGAGCACTGGCGGTGCGAAGCGCCCACGCCAACGTCGGCGAGGCGCCCACCAGCTCAATGAAGGAAGCCACTCAATGA